The Brassica rapa cultivar Chiifu-401-42 chromosome A10, CAAS_Brap_v3.01, whole genome shotgun sequence genome segment ttttttattttgtcaaatGGTATTAATATTTTGGTATGGGGACATGTAGTGAGTCTTTATCATgattaagagtttttttttgtataaaccATGATTAAGAGTTATTATTTTGTGGAATttaaacatcatctattttgctGTGGTAATAATTCGAAAATAGTTCGAGCTTTAACTTTTACGACTTACCACGGATCCACCGTCGTTTGTATCAAAGGAGGTACGAATGATTCAGTCCACGAAAGAGAACTTACATAACTTTGTCttaaatacttttaaattgCATTCTTGTATATGTTCTTGAATACTACTTGTTTTGATTCCCTCTTTTCACCACTATCAAAGCAAAATAAAAAGCATGATGTgacatatttttgttttctatgtAAACGAAAAGGTGAAAGagataaatcaaaaatatgctCGTAAAGTTCAAGACTGGGCTTATTACAAAAAGTGAgtattacattaaatattaaacctcAGTTTACCGCGCTAAAACAAGTAACAACTGATCACAAaagcaataataaaaaaaaaacactaacgAACTAGCATTAAAAGTTGGAAATTTTTAGAAGAAGAGCCATAAATAAAGTAACCTAACGGTACTATATGCATATACAAGTAGAGAAGCATAAGGACTCATGAGCTCCATTgataactctctctctctctctctctctctctctctctctgccatTACCAACCACTTCTCTTCTCAGTAATTATGCTCACAGAGCATATATGATACCACCTCTTACTTGCTTCACCTTTATTACTTCCTCCAAGTAACAACGACTCTTCTATCTCTCTCCTTctcccccccaaaaaaaaagagagagagagataatcCTTAAGCTTCTTCTAACAATGGCTGGCAAAAACCCACTTCAGAAATGTTTTCTTTTCATCATCTTATCCCTCAATCTCATGTCTCTACATGCAGAAACTGGTCAGAAGAAGACTTATGTTGTCCACATGGACAAATCCGCCATGCCTTCACCTTACACTAATCACCTACAATGGTACTCTTCCAAGATAGACTCTGTAACAGATCCCAAATCACATGAAGAAGAAGGTAACAGAATACTCTACACTTACCAGACTGCGTTTCACGGATTAGCAGCTCGGCTTAGCAAAGAGGAAGCAGCGAGGCTCGAGGAAGAGCCTGGCGTGGTAGCTGTGATTCCGGAGACAAGGTACGAGCTCCACACCACAAGAAGTCCCAGGTTTCTCGGGTTAGAGAGGCAAGAGAGTGAGAGAGTTTGGGCTGAGAGAGTCACCGACCATGATGTGGTCGTCGGTGTTTTGGACACTGGGATATGGCCCGAGAGTGAGAGCTTCAACGACACAGGCATGTCTCCTGGCCCATCTACTTGGAGAGGTGCCTGCGAAACCGGAAGAGGGTTCTTGAAACATAACTGCAACAGAAAGATTGTCGGTGCTAGAGTTTTCTACAGAGGATACGAAGCTGCGACGGGGAAGATCGACCAGGAGCTTGAGTACAGATCACCAAGAGACAAAGACGGTCACGGGACGCACACTGCAGCAACAGTAGCTGGCTCGCCTGTCAGAGGAGCAAATCTTCTCGGATTTGCTTATGGAACGGCTCGAGGGATGGCTCCAAAGGCACGAGTGGCTGCTTACAAAGTCTGTTGGGTTGGTGGATGTTTCAGCTCGGACATCTTATCAGCGGTTGATCAAGCCGTAGCTGATGGAGTCCATGTTCTATCTATATCCTTAGGCGGTGGGATCTCGACTTACTCCCGTGACAGTTTGGCTATAGCAACGTTTGGAGCAATGGAGATGGGAGTGTTCGTCTCGTGTTCGGCAGGTAACGGAGGACCTGATCCGATCAGCCTCACGAATGTTTCTCCGTGGATCACAACGGTTGGGGCAAGTACCATGGACAGAGACTTTCCAGCCACGGTGAGGCTAGGAACTAGGAGAGTCTTCAAAGGAGTTTCTCTTTACAAAGGCAGAACGGTTTTGTCTCGGGGAAAACAGTATCCTCTTGTTTACTTAGGAAGGAACGCAAGTAGTCCTGATCCGACGTCGTTCTGTCTAGACGGTGCTTTGGACCAGCACAACGTAGCAGGGAAAATCGTGATATGCGACCGTGGTGTTACTCCACGTGTCCAGAAGGGCCAGGTTGTGAAAAGAGCAGGAGGTGTTGGGATGATACTGACCAACACCGCGACGAACGGTGAAGAGCTTGTGGCAGATTGTCATTTGCTACCAGCTGTTGCGGTAGGAGAGAAGGAAGGTAAAGTGATCAAGGAGTATGCGATGACGAGTAAAAGAGCTACAGCGAGTTTGGAGATTCTTGGGACAAGAGTTGGGATCAAACCGTCTCCTGTTGTAGCAGCATTCTCTTCGAGAGGACCGAACTTTCTCTCCCTGGAGATCTTGAAACCAGACTTGCTAGCTCCGGGAGTCAACATTCTCGCAGCTTGGTCTGGAGACATGGCGCCGTCTAGTTTGTCGTCTGACAAAAGGAGGGTTAAGTTCAATATACTGTCGGGAACTTCCATGTCATGTCCTCACGTGAGCGGCGTGGCTGCTTTAATCAGATCAAGGCATCCAGATTGGAGCCCTGCAGCGGTCAAATCAGCTCTCATGACAACCGCTTACGTTCACGACAACATGCTTGAGCCTCTTACGGATGCAGCAGGAGCAGAACCTTCGTCGCCTTATGATCACGGTGCTGGACATATAGATCCTCTGAAAGCTATAGATCCTGGTCTAGTCTACGACATTGGACCTCAGGAGTATTTTGATTTCCTATGCACTCAGGAGTTGAGTCCTTCACAGCTCAAGGTCTTCACAAAGCATTCAAACAGATCTTGCAGACACAGTCTTGCCGGTAATAACCCTGGAAACTTGAACTACCCGGCGATCTCAGCTTTGTTCCCAGAGAACACACATGTTAAAGCTATGACACTTAGAAGAACCGTGACCAACGTTGGTCCTCACGTTTCTAGCTACAAGGTCTCTGTCTCTCCTTTCAAAGGCGCAACCGTCACAGTCCAGCCCAAGACACTCAACTTCACTACCAAGCACCAGAAGCTTTCCTACACTGTTACTTTCAGGACGAAGCTGCGGATGAAGAGGCCTGAGTTTGGTGGTCTTTTGTGGAAGAGTGCGACGCATAAGGTTCGTAGCCCGGTTATAATCACATGGTTGCCACCTCTGTAGAAGAGAGGACAAACCGTTATTCAAGAAACTCTAATGTTTTAGTTtcacaaataatattttctttatgtaAGGGAGAGCTCTTCTCTAGAAGCAATGCTTTAAAAAAACTTTGTCAGTAGTTTTAGTTCATGTTCTTGCATAAGCtatctttttaaataaaatatcgtGTTTTCATCAGACTCCTGCACAAAAAGAATGCGAATGCTTTTATATAACTCGTTCACATTCTACAATTCCATTTTCCAAGACCTTGTATAAATAGAATGAAGAGGAATTGCTTTGTATACCCCCACCTCAGTCCTCTCGCCTACACAAATCTATCTAACGATTGATCATTGATCAAAACTGAGCAAGTGTCTGACATGATACATAACAGCACCAATTCAATACATCTTTGATGAAACCCACTGCTACCAACAATTTTCTCAGATATGACAATCCAAACCTGTCATATGTTATTGACATATCTGATCACCATGAATTATTTGGAGATTGATTAGTTTATTCGCATGTTATGTATCTTTTCATGTGCAGTGAGAATGTTGTCTGAAATAAATCTTTCGTCCACAAAAACTGACTGTTTGGGAGACATTATGACCGACAAAGCTGACTTCAATCGACACCAAAATATCTTTTTGGGACATGTTGAAACGTagaaaaattttgaaaacatggTGTGAAGCTTGGGTTTACGAGAAAGCTTCATGGGCAGCACAGTAGCAAATCGTCTTGAGCCAAGTCCACCCAGGCCCACTCCAGAAGGGTTGATCTCattacatacacatatataaagtGATGGTTGGTATGTAATTAGGTCGATTTGTAAAAGGCTGGTTTTCTTGGCGATTTTGAGTGCGACAAGTGACAGGGTTTCGATCGATGGATCTGGCTATTCCGCCGGATTTGTCGGATCCTCCGAAGGGTGTTAAGGTGATTACGGAGATTCTGGAGGGTGATGTGGTTACAGATCGGGCTGGAGTAACGAAGAAAACGGAGAGCTGGGTTGATGTTGCGCAAGATAAGAAATCGTTGAAGAAACAAGTTGGAAATTCAAGATGAGATTATTGCGAATTCAACTCCGTTATGAGAATATTTCGTAGTAGGAAAGTTTTTGGATCAAGCGCCTCACATCGCAAAAGTCGGTGAGGTGAAACTCCAACCGGAAACCATTGCGTGTACCAACTTGGAGGAAGCTAAAGTTTTTGTTAAGGTGGATACATCAAAGGTGTTGCCAAAAGAGATTACTTTCACTAAGGAATTGCAAGCATTTCACAGTGAAGTACTACTACCCTTGGCTCCCTGCACGATGTAAATTGTGTGATAAATGGGGGCATGGTGGTGTGCACACTAAAAGAAAagggaaaaaaatataaagatagtCCTGGAGTTAAGAATAAGAATCCGAAGAGTGAAATTAAGAGTAAGGAAGTGGAGACAAGTGAAAAGACAAGAGGAAGTGCAGAGAGTAGTCAAATAAAGGAAGTGGAGGTCATGGTTCAGAAAGTTGATATTGGGGAGGAAGAAAATATAGAGGAAGAAATTAAGGTGAAGGAAAATGGTTGGTCTGAGGTATCTCCAGCGAAAGCAGAGGAAGTGCAGACAGTTACATTGCAGAGTAATACTTCGGTTATTGAAATATCAGCTTCTAAGTTCTCTGTTCTTATggatgaggaggaggaaggtgaACTTTTAGAAGAGATTCAGGAAAAAGAGGAAATGGAAACTCTAGAGAGTGGTTCTCAGGAAGATGATATTATTGATCAAAGAGTTAAGGAATGGGAGAAGTTAGGGGTGCAGAAAGGGAGGAAAAGAGATCAGAAGGCTAAGGCTCAGGATTCCAATCCGGGTAAGAGCATAAGGTCTTCTCGCCAGAAAAACTAATCCGTGATGAGTTTCTTCTGGAATGTTCATGGTttcaacaaatattttaaacattccGTTGTTAAAGAGTGGGTTAGAAGCAATAATTTGGAGTTTGATTGCATTTTGGAAATAagggtaaaaaaaaaagcaaagctGGGAGAGTTTTAAATACGGTTTTCAGAGATTGGTCATATACGACAAATTATGAACACAGTCAAGGTGGTAGAATTTGGGTAGTATGGAAGGACACGGTTCGGATGAATCCTGTCTACAAAACTGATCAGCTGATAACATGCTCAGTGGGTTTGCAAGGTCAGGAGGAGTTATTTTGTTCGTTATTTATGCTAGTAACACAATGGAAGGCAGAAAGGAGTTATGTGAGGATCTCTGTCACCATCAGAACACTGCAATGTTTCGAAATAAGTTTTGCATGATTATGGGATACTTCAATGAGATATTAGAAGTGGAGGAAATTTCGGGGTGTGCTAGTGGGGAAAGAATTTCAAGTTGTATGAGAGAGTTTCAGAGAATGGTTCTTCATTGCAAGTTCTCTAATATGGGTTTTGAAGATCTTTTATTCACATGGTGCAATAAAAGGGAGGAAGGGGTGATATAAGAAACTAGATGGAGTGCTAATGAATTACTCAGCTCTACTGAGATTTCTTAGTGCTATAAtagataactagattttgacccgcgcttgaaaagcgcggggttgttggattatattataatacaaagttttattatatcgagaaaacataatttttaacagctataatttacaaattagtttatttgagattttatatgtacacttttacgtaagtttcttttcgacatgagaattatatccggatcaaaaaaacaaagcgaaccgacccaaaattataggtttagttcaggtccagagaagataacctattgggtttttttcgacccgcaggtctttgtttgagttcGAGTCCTATCCTAGACcagatcataaatatgtgtttattaggtatatttggatatttcgaatatgtttctggtattatagatattgtttttaagtttttgctttacgattatagttttgatttcaggtagatttttcaaattaaaaaaaaaattgggtatttggataaaattttggatatttttcagttcatcgtgtcagattttgaataagattttaaatttttaggtatttaaaattttttggtatttgtttggagtttcaaatacttttcgtgtttcgcatatttttcagattttttatatatttcgaattcttttaggatcttaaatacccgaacagatgtggacccattacgtccatatcagatccaacaactttttgatatagatttttaaagttattgtacaaaaacatggttgatgaaatatttttctgaataaaggtatcataagaaataatattaagatatgttaaaaatatttaaaatattgtatgtttacaatgattaatgtattatcaga includes the following:
- the LOC103832882 gene encoding subtilisin-like protease SBT1.3 encodes the protein MAGKNPLQKCFLFIILSLNLMSLHAETGQKKTYVVHMDKSAMPSPYTNHLQWYSSKIDSVTDPKSHEEEGNRILYTYQTAFHGLAARLSKEEAARLEEEPGVVAVIPETRYELHTTRSPRFLGLERQESERVWAERVTDHDVVVGVLDTGIWPESESFNDTGMSPGPSTWRGACETGRGFLKHNCNRKIVGARVFYRGYEAATGKIDQELEYRSPRDKDGHGTHTAATVAGSPVRGANLLGFAYGTARGMAPKARVAAYKVCWVGGCFSSDILSAVDQAVADGVHVLSISLGGGISTYSRDSLAIATFGAMEMGVFVSCSAGNGGPDPISLTNVSPWITTVGASTMDRDFPATVRLGTRRVFKGVSLYKGRTVLSRGKQYPLVYLGRNASSPDPTSFCLDGALDQHNVAGKIVICDRGVTPRVQKGQVVKRAGGVGMILTNTATNGEELVADCHLLPAVAVGEKEGKVIKEYAMTSKRATASLEILGTRVGIKPSPVVAAFSSRGPNFLSLEILKPDLLAPGVNILAAWSGDMAPSSLSSDKRRVKFNILSGTSMSCPHVSGVAALIRSRHPDWSPAAVKSALMTTAYVHDNMLEPLTDAAGAEPSSPYDHGAGHIDPLKAIDPGLVYDIGPQEYFDFLCTQELSPSQLKVFTKHSNRSCRHSLAGNNPGNLNYPAISALFPENTHVKAMTLRRTVTNVGPHVSSYKVSVSPFKGATVTVQPKTLNFTTKHQKLSYTVTFRTKLRMKRPEFGGLLWKSATHKVRSPVIITWLPPL